From one Bacteroides fragilis NCTC 9343 genomic stretch:
- a CDS encoding lipocalin-like domain-containing protein: MEIFRNLTVVLAITTLVACNDVTIEGSWVEPVPGISNLKQGFTLEANGSASSINMATLKYEKWKKEGNLLLLSGISIGNHQSISFTDTLTVEQLTQDSLILKKGELVLRYSKTNEIPDEEAIPTPDTPTQKLLSVKGKLIIGHETRSFTSEGDSTDYWIVDKTGELLQKYDGETKGIKNGTPVYVELEVIDMGKSDEGFAADYAGVYHVMKINKITVK, from the coding sequence ATGGAGATATTTAGAAATTTAACCGTTGTCCTTGCCATAACTACCTTGGTGGCTTGTAATGATGTTACGATAGAAGGCTCTTGGGTGGAACCGGTTCCCGGAATATCTAATTTAAAACAAGGATTCACGCTTGAAGCAAACGGAAGTGCTTCTTCCATCAATATGGCCACTTTGAAATATGAGAAATGGAAGAAAGAAGGAAACTTATTACTCCTTTCCGGTATAAGCATCGGCAACCACCAAAGTATATCCTTTACAGATACACTAACAGTAGAGCAATTGACTCAGGACAGTTTGATTCTCAAAAAAGGCGAGTTGGTTTTGAGGTATTCCAAGACGAATGAAATACCAGACGAAGAAGCTATACCGACACCGGACACTCCTACCCAGAAACTTTTGTCCGTAAAAGGTAAATTGATCATCGGACATGAAACACGTTCTTTCACTTCAGAAGGGGATTCCACTGATTATTGGATTGTTGATAAAACAGGAGAACTCCTACAAAAGTATGATGGTGAAACAAAAGGAATCAAAAATGGAACACCTGTATATGTGGAATTAGAAGTTATTGATATGGGTAAATCAGACGAAGGCTTTGCCGCCGATTATGCCGGTGTTTATCATGTCATGAAAATCAATAAAATAACTGTAAAATAA
- a CDS encoding START-like domain-containing protein: MKKEKIHLEYLLNATSKNILWSAISTPTGLEDWFADKVVSDDKTVTFCWGKTEQRQAGIVAIRAYSFIRFHWLDDENERDYFEIKMSYNELTGDYVLEITDFSEADEADDLKELWDSQVSKLRRTCGF, from the coding sequence ATGAAAAAAGAGAAAATACATTTGGAATACCTTCTGAATGCGACCTCTAAAAATATTCTTTGGTCAGCAATTAGCACACCTACCGGTTTGGAGGACTGGTTCGCAGACAAAGTAGTATCAGATGATAAAACGGTGACCTTTTGTTGGGGCAAAACCGAACAGCGTCAGGCCGGTATTGTTGCGATTCGGGCATATTCGTTCATTCGTTTCCACTGGCTTGATGACGAAAATGAAAGGGACTATTTTGAAATTAAGATGAGTTATAATGAATTGACGGGTGACTATGTGCTCGAAATTACTGACTTTTCTGAAGCGGATGAAGCGGATGATTTGAAGGAATTGTGGGATTCTCAGGTGAGTAAGTTACGGAGAACATGTGGTTTTTAG
- a CDS encoding LptF/LptG family permease, with the protein MLRIKRLDIFIIKSFLLLFVGTFFICLFIFMMQFLWKYVDELVGKGLEMSVLAQFFFYSALSLVPMSLPLAVLLASLITFGNFGERFELLAMKAAGISLLKIMRPLIVLVFAICCVSFYFQNVIGPQAQAKLGTLLISMKQKSPEVDIPEGVFYDEIDGYNLKVQRKDRKTGMLYDVIIYDFSNNFDNARIIVADSGRLEMTADKQHLYLHLYSGEMFENLKAQSMSSKNVPYRRESFREKHSIIQFDSDFNMADASIMSNQSTTKDMIKIQASIDSMTVLADSIGRQYFVEASKGPYRTAVGLTKEDTLKMQEAQIRDYNVDSLFEAATLMNKQKIIASAVGRTENLSSDWGFKSFTMTQNDFSIRKHKIEWHRKITISLSCLLFFFIGAPLGGIIRKGGLGMPVIVSVLTFIIYYIIDNTGYKMARDGKWIVWMGMWMSSAILAPLGYFLTYKSNKDSVVLNTDVYISWFKRVFGVRSVRHLSKKEVIIHDPDYQRLPFDLNGLSEECRAYMQKNRLAKAPNYFSLWMSGGQDQEIIAINSRMEALVDEMSNTRSLILLQKLEKYPIIPVNAHVRPFHNYWLNMAIGIVIPIGLFFYFRIWAFRIRLNKDMERIIALNRDVELTIKDINNENKI; encoded by the coding sequence ATGCTACGCATAAAAAGATTAGATATTTTTATAATAAAGAGTTTTTTATTACTCTTTGTCGGTACATTTTTCATCTGCCTCTTCATCTTCATGATGCAGTTTTTGTGGAAGTATGTAGACGAATTGGTGGGAAAAGGGTTGGAGATGAGTGTACTGGCTCAATTCTTCTTTTATTCTGCGTTGAGTCTGGTACCGATGTCACTACCCTTGGCAGTGTTGTTGGCTTCTTTGATAACGTTTGGTAATTTTGGTGAACGTTTTGAGTTGCTTGCCATGAAAGCGGCGGGGATTTCATTACTTAAAATCATGCGCCCGCTTATTGTTCTCGTCTTTGCCATTTGTTGTGTATCCTTTTATTTCCAGAACGTCATCGGTCCACAGGCGCAAGCCAAGTTGGGAACCCTGCTTATTTCGATGAAGCAGAAATCTCCTGAAGTTGATATTCCCGAAGGAGTTTTCTATGATGAAATAGATGGTTATAACCTGAAAGTACAAAGGAAAGACCGTAAAACGGGTATGCTTTATGATGTGATCATTTATGATTTCTCCAACAACTTTGATAATGCTCGCATTATAGTTGCTGATTCGGGACGTTTGGAAATGACCGCTGATAAACAGCATCTCTACTTGCATCTGTACAGCGGCGAGATGTTTGAGAATCTGAAAGCACAGAGCATGAGTTCGAAGAATGTTCCTTACCGTCGTGAGTCTTTCCGGGAAAAGCATTCGATTATTCAGTTCGACTCAGATTTTAATATGGCTGATGCCAGCATCATGAGCAATCAGTCCACTACCAAAGATATGATAAAAATACAGGCATCTATCGATTCTATGACCGTATTGGCCGATAGTATCGGAAGACAGTATTTTGTTGAAGCAAGTAAGGGACCCTATCGTACAGCAGTCGGATTGACGAAAGAAGATACCTTGAAAATGCAGGAAGCGCAGATTCGTGACTATAATGTAGATAGTCTGTTTGAGGCTGCTACGTTGATGAATAAGCAGAAGATTATAGCATCAGCTGTTGGGCGTACAGAGAATCTGTCGAGTGACTGGGGATTTAAGAGCTTTACGATGACCCAGAATGACTTCAGTATAAGGAAACATAAAATAGAATGGCACCGGAAGATCACGATTTCTCTATCCTGTCTTTTATTCTTTTTCATTGGTGCACCTTTGGGAGGGATTATTCGTAAAGGTGGATTGGGAATGCCTGTTATTGTTTCCGTACTTACCTTTATTATTTACTATATAATAGACAACACGGGTTATAAAATGGCCCGTGATGGAAAGTGGATTGTGTGGATGGGGATGTGGATGAGTTCTGCCATTCTGGCTCCGCTTGGATATTTCCTGACTTATAAATCGAATAAAGACTCCGTTGTATTGAATACGGATGTATATATCTCTTGGTTCAAAAGAGTGTTTGGGGTACGTAGTGTCCGACATCTGTCCAAGAAGGAAGTTATTATTCATGATCCGGATTATCAACGTCTTCCGTTCGATTTGAATGGCCTTTCAGAGGAGTGTAGGGCTTATATGCAAAAGAACCGATTGGCCAAGGCACCCAATTATTTTAGCCTGTGGATGTCCGGCGGGCAAGATCAGGAAATTATCGCTATAAACAGCCGTATGGAAGCATTGGTTGATGAGATGTCTAATACCCGTTCACTGATACTACTTCAGAAGTTGGAAAAATATCCGATTATCCCTGTAAATGCGCATGTGCGCCCATTCCATAATTATTGGCTTAATATGGCAATAGGAATTGTGATTCCTATTGGTCTGTTCTTTTATTTCCGGATTTGGGCTTTTCGTATACGTCTGAATAAAGACATGGAGCGGATTATCGC